The following coding sequences lie in one Trichoderma breve strain T069 chromosome 1, whole genome shotgun sequence genomic window:
- a CDS encoding BAH domain-containing protein: MSSKPRKRSRPAPDGASAPDGAVPDENRADCPFTVTVVSEPERNERDGPKSKKRKHDKSEEDNNKKVQTQNAVFHPEGKFKSSQSLKLYYAVDPRKQWLDMTRYNSFVLNGVKYYTEDFVYVANEATMERQNSLPAGASKVAKKADYWVARILEVRASDEHHVYARVYWMYWPEELPLGTMDGKKQISGRQPYHGQHELVASNHMDIINVVSVVMGVNVKQWIESNDDDIQESLYWRQAFNCRTAELSSVALVCKCRTPANPDKTLVGCSNKTCEEWMHYDCLLDDVLTRVYDRLGTDIPHKSEKPAIKEEAKEDTKAEPKEGTKGDLPYRLLSPSVEGEDRKSPIVANSEIKDQVLVKQGDDESSKDTETPTPAPQNSLDKSSKSALAKRGRRKKSSKKPWEGLFEATLKMNEGPTVWEVTDLREGVEGGEKKWTEPAYCLLCDTLIE, from the exons ATGAGTTCCAAGCCTCGGAAGCGCTCTCGCCCTGCTCCAGACGGCGCCTCAGCTCCTGATGGTGCTGTCCCGGACGAGAATCGTGCCGACTGTCCCTTCACCGTCACCGTCGTCTCGGAGCCAGAGCGCAATGAGAGGGACGGTCCCaagtcgaagaagaggaagcatgACAAATCCGAGGAggacaacaacaaaaaggTCCAGACGCAAAACGCCGTCTTCCATCCCGAAGGCAAATTCAAGTCGAGCCAATCCTTGAAGCTGTACTACGCCGTCGACCCCCGCAAGCAATGGCTCGACATGACACGCTACAACAGCTTCGTTC TCAATGGCGTCAAGTACTACACAGAAGACTTTGTCTATGTGGCGAACGAGGCAACCATGGAACGGCAAAACTCTCTGCCTGCCGGCGCCAGCAAAGTTGCCAAGAAGGCAGATTACTGGGTAGCCCGGATATTGGAGGTTCGGGCCTCGGATGAACATCACGTATATGCCCGCGTGTACTGGATGTATTGGCCTGAGGAGCTACCTCTTGGTACTATGGACGGCAAGAAGCAAATCTCTGGTCGGCAGCCATATCATGGACAGCATGAGCTGGTCGCCTCCAATCATA TGGATATTATCAATGTCGTGAGCGTCGTAATGGGCGTCAATGTCAAACAGTGGATCGAATCGAACGATGATGACATTCAAGAATCTCTGTATTGGAGACAAGCGTTCAACTGCAGGACGGCGGAGTTATCG TCGGTCGCCCTCGTCTGCAAATGTAGGACTCCCGCCAATCCCGACAAAACGTTAGTAGGATGCTCCAATAAGACGTGCGAGGAGTGGATGCATTACGATTGCCTGCTCGACGATGTCCTCACCCGAGTGTACGATCGACTGGGAACGGATATTCCTCACAAATCGGAAAAGCCGGCCATCAAagaggaggccaaggaggataCAAAGGCTGAGCCAAAGGAAGGAACCAAAGGAGACCTGCCCTACCGCCTGTTGAGCCCCTCGGTCGAGGGAGAGGACAGAAAGTCGCCAATCGTCGCCAACAGTGAGATAAAGGATCAAGTTCTCGTGAAGCAGGGAGATGACGAGTCGTCCAAGGACACAGAAACTCCAACACCGGCACCGCAAAATTCTCTGGATAAGTCTTCAAAATCAGCCCTGGCAAAGCGAGGAAGGCGCAAGAAGTCGTCTAAGAAACCCTGGGAGGGCCTTTTCGAAGCCACGCTCAAGATGAACGAAGGCCCCACGGTCTGGGAGGTGACAGATTTGAGAGAGGGCGtcgagggaggagagaagaagtggaCAGAGCCGGCATATTGTCTGCTGTGCGACACTCTCATTGAGTAA
- a CDS encoding CHORD domain-containing protein codes for MAQKCVRQGCGKEFTDAEEECHYHPGPPIFHEGQKGWKCCKPRVLTFDEFMNIPPCTTGTHSTTEKPPPVDEKPPIDEAALAQKISEASVSAPARLPIQPAQHIPTPPPPPPDSEDDDPSLDIPDGTECRRKACGAKYSKGAAREAEQCVHHPGVPIFHEGSKGYSCCKRRVLEFDQFMKIEGCKTKDRHLFVGSGKKDTADAGNEEILTTVRHDFYQTPTSVIASLFLKKIKKEIAKVDFKAKEIDLDLTTSDPTPKRYTTTVPLFAEIDTEKSSFKILGTKLELTLVKADGSSWPVLRSDEQLTGEILQIGRAGKV; via the exons ATGGCGCAAAAGTGTGTCCGCCAGGGCTGTGGCAAGGAGTTCACGGACGCAGAGGAAGAGTGTCACTATCACCCTGGCCCACCCATCTTCCACGAGGGGCAGAAAG GATGGAAGTGCTGCAAGCCGCGAGTACTGACCTTTGACGAATTCATGAACATCCCTCCTTGTACGACCGGCACACATTCAACTACTGAGAAGCCTCCCCCAGTGGACGAAAAGCCTCCCATCGACGAGGCCGCCTTGGCACAGAAGATTTCAGAGGCTAGCGTATCTGCTCCAGCACGATTGCCCATCCAGCCAGCACAGCACATTCCTACTCCGCCTCCACCTCCCCCGGATTCTGAAGACGATGATCCGAGCTTGGACATTCCAGACGGAACCGAGTGTCGCCGCAAGGCATGCGGCGCTAAATATAGCAAGGGAGCTGCAAGGGAAGCAGAGCAGTGCGTGCACCACCCGGGCGTCCCAATCTTCCATGAGGGCAGCAAGGGTTACTCGTGCTGCAAGAGGAGGGTGCTGGAGTTTGACCAGTTCATGAAGATTGAAGGCTGCAAGACCAAGGACAGGCATCTCTTTGTTGGCAGCGGAAAGAAGGACACGGCCGATGCAGGCAACGAAGAGATCCTAACCACAGTCCG GCACGACTTCTACCAGACCCCCACGTCGGTCATTGCGTCActtttcttgaagaagattaaAAAGGAAATAGCAAAGGTCGACTTCAAGGCGAAGGAGATTGACCTGGATCTTACGACTAGCGACCCAACCCCGAAGAGATACACGACGACTGTGCCGCTGTTTGCGGAAATTGATACAGAAAAGTCATCCTTTAAGATCCTCGGCACGAAGTTGGAGTTGACGCTCGTCAAGGCTGACggatcttcttggccagtcTTGCGAAGCGATGAGCAACTAACGGGCGAGATTCTTCAAATTGGCCGGGCGGGCAAAGTCTAG
- a CDS encoding f-actin capping protein, beta subunit domain-containing protein — protein sequence MAADPFDSALDLLRRLNPKHTSEHLNAIISLAPDLTEDLLSSVDQPLTVKRCRQTGRDYLLCDYNRDGDSYRSPWSNQFDPPLDEGGVGGVGPGGSEGAGEGAIPNERVRKMEIKANEAFDIYRELYYEGGVSSVYLWNLDDGFAGVVLVKKSATPGSNTEGVWDSIHVFEAIERGRTTHYKLTSTVILSLSTNVEGTVGDMDLSGNMTRQVEQDLPVENDDSHIANVGRLVEDMELKMRNLLQDVYFGKAKDVVGDLRSVGSLSDGAKERETQRELIGSMKR from the exons ATGGCTGCGGATCCCTTTGATTCGGCGCT CGatctcctccgccgcctgAATCCGAAACACACGAGCGAGCACCTCAACGCAATCATCTCCCTGGCCCCTGACCTGACCGAAGACCTCCTCTCGTCCGTCGACCAGCCCCTCACCGTCAAGCGGTGCAGGCAGACCGGCCGAGACTACCTCCTCTGCGACTACAACCGCGACGGCGACAGCTACCGCTCGCCATGGAGCAACCAGTTCGACCCGCCGCTGGACGAGGGCGGCGTGGGCGGTGTCGGCCCGGGAGGCAGCGAGGGCGCGGGCGAGGGCGCCATCCCCAACGAGAGAGTCCGCAAGATGGAGATCAAGGCTAACGAGGCCTTTGACATCTACAGGGAGCTGTACTACGAGGGGGGCGTGAGCAGCGTGTACCTGTGGAACCTGGACGACGGATTCGCCGGCGTCGTGTTGGTCAAGAAAT CTGCCACCCCCGGATCCAACACCGAAGGCGTCTGGGACTCGATCCACGTCTtcgaggccattgagcgCGGCCGAACAACCCACTACAAGCTCACATCCACCGTGATCCTCTCGCTGTCCACCAACGTCGAGGGCACCGTCGGCGACATGGACCTCAGCGGCAACATGACGCGCCAAGTGGAGCAGGACCTTCCCGTGGAGAACGACGACAGCCACATTGCCAATGTCGGCCGCCTGGTGGAGGACATGGAGCTCAAGATGCGTAATTTGCTGCAGGATGTCTACTttggcaaggccaaggacgtTGTTGGTGACTTGCGGAGTGTGGGCAGCCTGAGTGATGGTGCGAAGGAGCGGGAGACGCAGCGGGAGCTTATTGGCAGCATGAAGCGATGA
- a CDS encoding vacuole effluxer atg22 like domain-containing protein, translated as MTPHRPELQGRRFWSGLSILSKRSYATSSFEADDERSDSDDEMSLRDSFDSDVRPGVPAYVGHDVRPTSKKELWGWYMYGFAAETYVICGIASFIPILLETLARENGVLLSNPDKPCGSSDSKSEDDGQCVVYVLGIPVNTASFAMYTFSASVLLQALLVVSISCAADHGNYRKRLLLAFAWIGGFSVMCFIFISKTNYLIGAFLTIISNTSFGASFVLLNSFLPLLVRNHPEVTEAYVTESSEVARLLPPDDRHHRNGLKRVATHEEITSKELQLSTRISSLGIGIGYSAALFVQCASIGILIAMKNTTWSQRVVLFIIGAWWSIFTIPAALWLRPRPGPALTIDGRKDGASWWVYLKYAWKSLFRTIQLARRLIDIMLFLGSWFLLSDAIATTSSTAVLFAKTQLHMKPWALGMINVIATMAGIFGAFGWSWVSRTFNLKPHQTILVCIALFELIPIYGLMGYLPFIKRWGVVGLQQPWEMYPLAAVYGLVMGGLSSYCRSLFGELIPPGSEAAFYALYAITDKGSSVFGPAIVGAIIDKTGSIRPAFWFLGALVGFPAPLIWFIDVERGKREGEKLAETIEGFEPGSPAGEDEEDEEAARGMLADYEAAEGNGNAAHRR; from the exons ATGACGCCGCATCGCCCGGAGCTCCAAGGACGGCGCTTCTGGTCGGGTCTGTCCATCCTGTCCAAAAGATCCTACGCGACATCGTCCTTtgaagccgacgacgagcggtccgacagcgacgacgagatgagTCTTCGCGACAGCTTCGACAGCGACGTGCGGCCGGGCGTGCCGGCATATGTTGGGCACGATGTCAGACCGACAAGCAAGAAAGAGCTTTGGGGATGGTACATGTATGGCTTCGCGGCCGAGACGTATGTCATTTGCGGAATTG CTTCCTTCATCCCAATCCTCCTAGAGACGCTTGCTCGAGAAAATGGCGTCCTCCTCTCGAACCCAGACAAGCCTTGCGGCTCCAGCGACAGCAAATCGGAAGATGACGGCCAGTGTGTCGTATATGTATTGGGCATCCCGGTCAACACGGCAAGCTTTGCCATGTATACCTTTTCAGCCAGTGTCTTGCTACAGGCCCTTCTTGTCGTCAGTATCAGCTGTGCTGCAGACCATGGCAATTACAGGAAGCGGCTTCTGCTGGCGTTTGCCTGGATCGGTGGCTTTTCCGTCATgtgtttcatcttcatcagcaagaCCAACTACCTCATCGGTGCCTTTTTAACCATCATCTCTAACACATCTTTTGGCGCGTCATTCGTTTTGCTCAACTCTTTTCTCCCACTTCTGGTTCGAAATCATCCCGAAGTAACGGAGGCATATGTAACAGAATCATCCGAAGTCGCCC GATTACTTCCTCCTGACGATCGGCATCACAGGAACGGACTGAAGCGTGTGGCAACTCATGAAGAAATCACTTCCAAGGAGCTTCAACTCTCTACGCGCATATCCTCTTTGGGCATTGGTATTGGCTATAGTGCCGCCTTGTTCGTGCAGTGTGCCTCCATTGGCATTCTCATCGCAATGAAAAATACGACGTGGTCACAGAGAGTGGTGCTATTCATTATTGGGGCTTGGTGGTCTATTTTCACCATCCCTGCTGCATTGTGGCTTAGACCCAGACCAGGACCGGCTTTGACAATTGATGGGCGCAAAGACGGTGCTTCATGGTGGGTGTACTTGAAATATGCTTGGAAATCTCTATTTCGCACCATCCAGCTGGCAAGGCGTCTTATTGATATTATGCTCTTCTTGGGTAGctggtttcttctttctgaTGCAATTGCCACGACATCCTCCACGGCTGTCTTGTTCGCCAAGACCCAGCTTCACATGAAACCATGGGCCTTGGGTATGATCAACGTCATTGCCACAATGGCTGGAATCTTCGGCGCTTTCGGCTGGTCCTGGGTATCCAGAACTTTCAACCTGAAACCCCATCAGACGATCCTCGTCTGCATTGCCTTGTTTGAACTCATCCCGATCTATGGCCTAATGGGCTACCTCCCGTTTATTAAGCGCTGGGGTGTTGTAGGACTGCAACAACCGTGGGAGATGTATCCGCTGGCAGCCGTGTATGGCCTCGTCATGGGTGGGCTGAGCAGCTACTGCCGCTCGCTTTTCGGAGAGCTGATTCCACCCGGATCCGAAGCCGCGTTTTACGCACTCTACGCCATCACTGATAAAGGATCCAGTGTTTTTGGACCTGCTATTGTTGGAGCCATCATCGACAAGACTGGAAGCATCCGGCCTGCGTTTTGGTTCCTCGGTGCTCTTGTTGGTTTCCCCGCTCCACTCATTTGGTTCATCGACGTTGAGCGTGGCAAGAGAGAAGGCGAGAAGCTCGCTGAGACCATCGAGGGTTTCGAACCCGGCAGTCCtgcgggagaagacgaagaagacgaggaagcGGCCCGCGGAATGCTAGCTGACTATGAAGCCGCCGAGGGCAATGGCAACGCAGCCCATCGACGGTGA
- a CDS encoding NAD dependent epimerase/dehydratase family domain-containing protein, producing MADEKPSVLIIGGLGYIGRFLAQHIHQNNLASEVRLVDKVLPQLAWLAPEFSEACAQSKFMQADASKPEALVKVFDRPDGKQWDYVFNCGGETRYSQEDEVYKLRSLDLSIAVAEEAAKRKVKAFIELSTGMVYKSDSSPSKEGDKLKPWSKIAVFKLQAEEALAKIEGLNLAVVRLPHVYGPYASQWVATALCMARVYQHLEGEMKWLWTKDLRTNTAHIHDVVRALWDTAVWYDAGKAKWNESEMGKVPIFNVVDKGATTQGTMADIIGEIFKIETGFQGQLISTFARMNLDSVVDDVNDEILGPWADLLSDAGITRPGPLTPFMEKELLKDTDLSMDGSRLEEILGFKYEKPVITKELIEEVIESYKQMKWWP from the exons ATGGCTGACGAGAAGCCGTCGGTCCTAATCATTGGGGGCTTGGGCTATATCGGCCGCTTCCTCGCCCAGCACATCCACCAGAACAATCTTGCCTCGGAAGTCCGTCTTGTCGACAAGGTGCTGCCCCAGCTCGCCTGGCTGGCACCCGAGTTTTCGGAAGCTTGCGCTCAGAGCAAGTTCATGCAGGCTGACGCTAGCAAGCCGG AGGCTCTAGTTAAAGTGTTCGATCGACCCGATGGCAAGCAGTGGGACTATGTCTTCAACTGCGGTGGAGAGACGAGATATTCCCAGGAAGACGAGGTCTACAAGTTGAGGTCTTTGGATCTTTCCATTGCCGTTGCTGAGGAAGCTGCCAAACGCAAGGTCAAGGCGTTTATCGAACTAAGCACAGGCATGGTGTACAAGTCGGATTCGTCACCGAGCAAAGAAGGGGATAAGCTGAAGCCGTGGAGCAAGATTGCCGTTTTCAAACTGCAGGCAGAGGAGGCATTGGCTAAGATTGAAGG GCTTAACCTCGCGGTTGTCCGTCTCCCCCATGTGTACGGCCCTTATGCTTCTCAGTGGGTTGCGACAGCCCTATGCATGGCTCGCGTTTATCAGCATCTCGAAGGGGAAATGAAGTGGCTGTGGACCAAAGACTTGCGAACTAACACAGCGCACATCCATGATGTAGTGCGAGCCCTTTGGGACACTGCTGTCTGGTATGACGCTGGCAAGGCCAAATGGAACGAGAGCGAGATGGGCAAGGTGCCCATATTCAACGTGGTGGACAAGGGCGCCACTACGCAAGGAACCATGGCTGACATCATCGGCGAAATCTTCAAAATCGAGACGGGCTTCCAGGGACAGTTGATCAGCACCTTTGCGAGAATGAACCTCGACAGCGTCGTGGATGATGTTAATGACGAGATTCTTGGCCCCTGGGCCGATCTGCTATCCGACGCCGGCATTACACGACCGGGTCCCCTGACGCCATTCATGGAGAAGGAACTCCTCAAAGATACCGACCTCAGCATGGATGGCAGTAGGCTGGAGGAAATCTTGGGCTTCAAGTACGAGAAGCCAGTCATCACAAAAGAGCTCATCGAAGAAGTCATTGAGAGCTACAAGCAGATGAAGTGGTGGCCatga